Genomic DNA from Niabella ginsenosidivorans:
CGCTTTTGTCAAGACATTCTTTCATTGCCAGGGGCACCCGCTTCAGGGCATATTCATATACTTTTCTTCCCTTCATCTTAATAAACAGGGTATCGTTCCCGTTTTGCTTATAGCCCTTACCCATGTTTATATAGTCCACTTCTTCTATACTATGCGTTTGTGCGGCATAGCCCAGTATGCCCTGCCCACCGGTTGCCGAAGGCTGATATTCCAGTACAACTGCTCCGGCACCATCCGAAAAGATCATACTGTCCCGGTCAGCAGGATCAATAACACGGGACAATGTTTCTGTACCAATCAGCAATACCTTTTGGGCCATTCCTGCCGTAAACCAGGCATGGGATTGAATAACCGAGTGCAGCCAGCCCGGGCAGCCTACCAGTACATCAAAGGCAATGCATTCCGGCCGGCTAATACCCAATATATGTTTTACCCTGCAGGCAAGCGACGGTACATTCTGAGACTGAATGGTATCATAAGGGATGTCTCCAAAATTATGTGCTACAACGATCTGGTCCAGCGTTTCCGGATCTATCCCGCTGCTTATTAATGCCTGCCATCCCGCCACTGCGGCCATGTCGGATGCGTTAATATGCGCAGGGGCATAACGCCTTTCGGATATTCCGGTAATGTTTTTAAACTTTTCAATGATGGTATCATTATGCGCTGAAATGGGAGTGCCGGACGATTTAAAAAATGTATGATCCGAAAAATCGGCATTTTTCCGTATATCGTTGGGAATATAAGCGCCGGTTCCTGTAATAATTGAGGCCAATTGCATGAATTCTTGTTTTAAGTAATGGCATATACGCGTTATAGTTACTACACGGTTGCCTTACCAAAACAGTAGAACAATCAGTTAAGTAATTAATATTATTTAAATATACCGATTTTTTTTGACATGATCTGTTAATATTAACAGCAGTATCAGTTGCCAATACTATAATGTTGTTTGAAGCGGCTTTTTCAGGTTAGTAATGATATAGAACGTAATTCCTCCTCTTAATTCTTCATGCCAGTCCCATTCATCCAGATTTACAATAGCTCCTTTTACTGAATAATTGGTTAATGAAGTAATGGCATCTCCGGTGAAACATATAGCAGAAGAGGGTATTTCAACATCTTTAAGGAGAACGGTTAAGGCTGTTTTGCCGGGATGTAGCATTGGATACATTTTAAATAAGTTAATAGTAAAAATGAAACAGTGCGCTTAATCTGCAGATATAAAAAACAACCCTGAAAACAGATCAGCTTATACAGCTACTATAACAGCAATTAATGGAAATAGTTTAGCTGAAATTATGAATTTTATTACTCATCAGGCAAAACATATGAATGCAAAATATCCGGAATAGAATAATGGCTAATATTTAACAACCGCTAATTATCAGGTAATGAAACATACCGTTATATTACAAAAAGTTTAAGTACACTTAAAAAAATCTGCATGAAAGTTTTAGCTGCGTTAACGGATCCTGCCTATACACCCAGGAGCCGATTCAACGGTTATGAGAAATTCTGGCTTCGCTTTATGAATGACAAAAGGGACCTGCCGTTTATCCGTTTGCTTACAGTGATTCATTTAACCGTATTGCCTCTGGCGGTGCTGCTCTTTACCTCCTTGCTGAGTGGGTGGATGTGGTGGGCAGTAGCAGCGCTTTACTTTTATATAGCGCAGTTTTATTTTAAAGGGAGGTTCGGCCTCATGTTTCATTGTCTCTGTCATCGCAAAACCTTCAGGCCCGCTTACCAGCAGCCCCTTCATAATTATATCACCTGGATCATCTGCCCGTTATTCGGTCATGCGCCTGAAAGTTATTTCAGCCATCACATGGGCATGCATCATGTTGAAAATAACAACGGGGAAGATGCAAGCAGTACCATGAATTATCAGCGGGACAGCCTCCGCAGCTTTTTTGCCTACTTCTTTAATTTCCTTTTCCTGGGGTTTAAGCAAACCTTCCAGTACCTCTTTGCACGGAAGCGAAAAAAGCTGTATACGCGGCTTACGCTGGGGGAGTGGGTGTTTATCTTTTTTTGTATCGGGATGTGTTTTGTAAATCTGAAGGCCACCCTGGTAGTGTATGTGGTTCCGTTTTTCTTTGCCCGGTTTGTGATGATGCTGGGCAACTGGACGCAGCACTCATTTATTGACAACAGCGACCCGGAAAATATTTATACCAACTCTATTAATTGTATAAATACGCCTTACAATCATATCTGCTGGAATGACGGCTATCATATTGTGCATCATTTACGGCCGGGTATGCATTATACAGATATGCCGCAGGAATTCCTGAAAAGAAAAGATGATTTTGCCCGTCAGAAAGCCATTGTATTTGACGGCATTCATTACCTGCATGTTTTTTATTACCTGATGACCAAACAATACAATAAGCTGGCAGATAACCTGGTGAATCTTAACAATATGTTTGATAACCGGGAACAGGCGATCCGCCTGATGAAAGAACGCACCCAAAAAATCCCGGTATAACCAATCTGCTTATACGCAGCTGAAATTAATTCATCAGACCGACAAAAAAGCCCTGCGTTTTCAGGAAAGTGTCTCTTCCTTATAACAGGTCCCCGCTCCATCGCGGCATTCTTCAGGAGTTGTTCCCCGCTTTTTTTTCAGACTGTAGCGGTAATGTGCTGACCTCCTCTTCCTCAACAACCGTTTTGAGGTGAACGGCGTAGCGGGAGGGCTGTATGCGCATCTTATACCGTTCCGCATAGGCTTCTGTGAACTCTGCCCCAAAATAGAGAATCAGTGAGGTATAATAGATCCATACCATCAGCACCACTACCGATCCTGCTGCGCCAAACACGGCCCCTGTATGGGTTTGTGTTATATAAAGCTGTATAATGTATTTGCCGATCATAAAGAGTATGGCGGTGAACCCTGCCCCGATGAGCGCCGGCTTCCATTTTAACCGCACATCGGGCAGCACCTTAAAAATAACGGCAAAGAGCAGCGTAATCACTATAAATGAAATGGCCAGACTGATGCCCTGGAACAGTAAAATGGATGAAAAAGGAAGGTATTGCTGCAGTTCTTGTTGAAGGGCTACCAGGAGGGAACTGATAACTAATGTGACCATCATTAAAAACCCCAGGGATATAATGAGCGAAAAGGATAACAGCCGGTTGGTGATGAATTTTTTCCATCCTTTTTTAGGTACGGCTTTTACATTCCATATGGTATTAATGCTGTCCTGGATCTCTGTAAAGACTGCCGTGGCACCAATAAAAAGAGAAATGATCCCGATGACGAGCGCTATAGTGCTTTTGCCGCTTAGCTTTGCCTCGGTTAAAAAACCCTCAATGGCTTTAGGAATTTTTTCATCGCCAAATAAACTGGTTAGCTGCGCAAAGAACTGCTGGTGAAAATCCTCTTTGTAAATAAGACTTACAGCGGCAATTAAAATCGTGAGCAGCGGCGTAATGGAGAACAGGGTCACATAGGCCAGTGAAGAGCTGAGCTTGGGTACTTTATCAGTAGAAAAGCCCTGCACAGCCGCTTTCAGCAATTCAAAAGTTTCTTTAAAAAAATAGTTTATCTTTTTTATAATGTTTGCCATATTGCTGTTATTAAACGATAAGATTGTTCAGACTTCCTGTTCACCACATAGATAGAGTTGCATAGCATCAATTGTCAAAATCAATAACGGTGCCAAGCGGATCATCGTATTTTCATAAAAGATGAAAATCTTTACTCTTTTCTGTCCATCTATACAAAAACTGATAAATTTCTCCCTTCCGGCAGCAGGGAAGGGGAGTAAAAAATTTAAACAGGTTCGGTCTTATTCTTAAAACGGATAACCGATGCCGATGTTAAAAATAAGATTTTGTTTCCGCCACCGGGAATTTCCAAAATCAATCTCGTCAAATACCCAGCGCTGTCCCGGCGGAAGATAAGGCTTCCGGAATGGCATGGCAAGATCAAAGCGGATCACGAATATTTTTGCATCCACTCTGAGACCTACGCCACCGCCTACGGCGATCTGGCTGAGCGCGCTTGAAAATTTAAACTGGCCACCCGGGCGGCTGGTATCTTCCTTTGCCAGCCAGATATTGCCTGCATCAATAAAAACGGCTCCCTGTATCACGCTGAATAATTTTGCCCGGAGCTCCGTGTTCAGCATTGCTTTTATATCGCCTCCCTGGTCTGCAAAAAGGTTCACACTATCGGGGTTGGGATTGATGTTAAATGTTCCGGGTCCCAGCGACCGGGAACGGAAGGCCCTTATATCATTACTTCCTCCTGCAAAGAACTGGCGCACATAAGGCAGGGAAGTGCTGTTGCCATAAGGAATGCCATAGCCGATGTTGATCCTGTTGGCCCAGATGAGCCCGGGCTTTATTTTATAATAATCGCGGAAATCCGCTTCCAGGCGCACAAACTGGTTGGTAGCGGTATTGAACAGTCTTTTTATACCATCCGGGTCTTTCTTCAAAAAGACATTGATCAGGTTACCGGCCGTTTCCGCAGATCCTGTGAACAGAAAATTGTTCCTGCGTGCGGCCTGCACCTGGTTGGAATACGTATATGTATAATTGCTTCCTATTATAAACTGGTTCTCAAAGTTGTTTTTTAATGTAGGCACCTGTTCCAGCATGTGTTTAAAGCTGTCTGTAGTATTGGCAGTGCGGATATAACTGATGGAAATAGGATTGAGCGTGTGCTCATTATATTCATTGCCCTTCCAGATGTACCCGAACTCTCCCTGGCCGGAAAGCAATGTATAATAGTTGGCACGGTTTAACAGCTGGCTTCCGATGGTAATATGTGTTTTGGGCACATAAGCATTATAATTTTTAAAATTAAATATCGGGAACATAAAACGGGGAAACAACAGGCGTGCCTGTGCTCCCAGGGAATAGGAGGTGAGATTTTTTTGCTGGCCGCTGAATTGTTTTTCAAAACCACCGGACAAGCTGAGGTTGAGCTGTTCCGCCCCGCGGAAAACATTCTTGTTGGTATGGGTTACTTTTACTTCGGAGCCCACAAAGTTGTTGGATTTGCTGGTGCCTGTTACCGCTACAGAAAGCGAATTTTTTTTGGAGGAAGTTAACAGGAAGTTCAGATCCAGCTGATCATTGGCGGGAACAGAATCCACCGGATTAAATTCCGCTTTTACAAAGCGGAAAGTGCCAATGTTCACCAGCCGGTTCAGGCTCAGCGAATGATCGGTACGGTTATAACGTTCTCCTTTGTGAAAGAAAATAAGATTATCAAAAAGCCGGGGTTTGTATTTATGGGTGGGATCATAGATCTTAAAGTCCTTAAATATCACAGGTGCCGATTGCCTGGAGGAGGAATCCCTGCGAAGCGTATAATTCGGGTAAATGCTGATGTTCCTGATGTAATACGGATGCAGCGCATCCAGGGGCGTATTCTTCTTTACGGTCAGGTCTATATCTACCTGGTCATTGCCAATGGTACTATCTGCCTGGAACAACAAAAAATCCGGGTTAAAATAAAAATAGCCCCTTTGCTTCAATACATCATCAATCCGTTCCCGTTCCAGTTTGAATATATCAAGATCGTAATAATCGCCTTTTTTTACAAGTGTTTTGTTTTTGCTGGAATCAATGATCGCCGTCAGCTCGCTGGTATCACCCGAAGGAAATTGAACCTGGTTGATCGTGTACCTGGGACCGGAGTAAATCGTATAAACCATTTTACCGGTTTTGCCCTTTTCAACGGCTTCGCCGGAACCATCAGCCTGTAGAAAGCCTTTGCTGGTCATATAGCTCCGCATTACGTTTACATTATTCGTCACTTTTACCTGGCTCATTAAAACCGGTGGTTCTCCCAGTTTATACTTTACCCAGTATTTGAACCCTTTTTTCTTTTTGGGCTCACTGACCATATTATAAAATGCCAGCTTATAGCGCCAGCCCAGCAGCTTTTTATTGGGCACAGGCCTGGCCCTGCTTTCCAGCTCATTTTTAAATGTTTTCTGACCTTTTACTGCCGGTGTGTCCGGGTTCAGCCGTACAGTGGCGCCGGTATAAAGTACCTGCCCCGGTTGCAGCTTCCTGGTAGCACTGCAGGCAGCCAGGAGTACGGAGATGAGTAAAAGATATATAGAAAGATGCTTATTCATTTGTTTTGTTTTGCTGATTGTTGCGAAGATTGTTCCTGCCGGCTGCATTTCTCCGGCTGCCTCTTTTCCTGAAGCTGTTGAACACTTCCCGGAACTTATTATAGTCTACTACAATCATAAAACCCACCCCGGTTTCAATGATCTCTCCTTCAATGATCCCTTCTGTCTGGTTACGCCGGTAGGCCCGCAGCCGGTACCTGCCGTCTCTTGACAAAAGATATTCAATATTTACATCGCTGGCCAGCTGTGTTGCATTCTGATTCTGATTGGCGCCTTCCAGATTAAAGTTATTGCCAACGGTCACGCTCAGACGATCATTCAGCAACCGTTTGGTGAAGGCTACATTCAGATCTGTTTTTGTTTGCTCTGTGCCCGTGGAATAATCTTCCTGGGAGGTGAGGTCAAAATTGACATCTACACCTTTTATCAGGTCAGCTGCCAGATTGTTCAGTTGCTGTGTCAGTAATTTGCTGACGCTCTGGCGTGCGATCATTCCTGCCGAAGTACCACCTGCCAGGCTTTCAAAAGGATTGTCGGATATAAAGCGGTTAAGCGCCAGCAGGGCAAAAACCTGCTTGTTTAATTCACTTTCGCTGCTGTTGACCTGCTGCAGGCGGGTGTACACAATACCGTTAAAGGCATTGCGCTCATTTTCCGGCATATCTATCTGGAAGGAAATCTGGGGCTGCAGCAGTTCCCCCTTCATTTTCAGGTATACATAAAACGGGAGCTTTTGCTTATACATGGTTCGCTGGCTGGCGTCTGCGTTATCGAGCTGATCTGCGATCAGGTCTATGGCAGAAGTATTGATCTCGTATACTGCGGTAATATCCGCGTTGGCTTCTGTGGGAGCGCCTGTCCAGGTAATGGAGCTTCCCTGCTGGATCCTGAACGCCCTTTTTGCAAGCCCGCCAACGGTAAGGTTATAACTTCCATCAGAAATTTCATAGCGCCCTGTAAGCGTGGTGCGCCCGCTGGGGTCCATTTGCAGGCTGAGGTCTGCTTCTCCTTTTATCCGCAGCGCATCCCCGTTCTGCGGATCTACCACTACCGTAATTTCCGCTTCTTTATCAATAGTAAGATCCCCGGAAATATTCATTCCTTTAAGCGGGGAACGGGTAAGGCTGTCTACGTTGATCGATTCCCTGCCGTTAAACGGAGGTGCATCTTTGTCGATGAATTCCACAACGCCCTCCTGGCTTGATACGGTGGGGTCGCTTTCGGGTATTACAAATGTAAACTTGGTGCCTTTATTTATTTTAGCCTGCATGTTTGCGGTAGGCTTGTTCAGATCACCGGTGATCTTTGCATTGAGATTCATGTATACGGTTCCGTAAAACAGCTCATTGTCGGCTTCCGTTGAATTCATTACCCGGAAGTTATTGGCTCTTACTGAAAGATTAAAGCCCGGGTTGGAAAAACTTTTTGTTGTAATGGTTCCGTTGATGATAAAGGGCTGGTTGACGGAATCCCGGATGGTAAAATTGTTAAAGGATAAACCGGATTGTGTAAAATTGATGGTTTCATTTTTGAGCTGGTAATAACTGTTCAACTGTGTAATGTTCATCCCCGCATTTTTAAAGGTCAGTGCGCCCAAGATATCCGGTTTGCTTACGGCGCCTTTTACGGCAAGGTTCCCGGTCAGCAGTCCTTTGCCGTTACGTACCTGGCCACCTGCCAGGCTTTCAATGTATTTGAGATCGATCCTGTTTACTGCCACGTTCAGATCAAGGGAGCTTTCCGGTTTTGTATAATAGAACCCGGTTATTTTAATATCATGAATACCGGTCAGAGCTACGTCCGCCTGGAAAGCATTTTCCGTATTGTTGTTTACTTTGATGGTTGCATTTCCCAGTTCGTCTTTCTGGTATCTTAACCGTTCAATGGAAAGGTCTGCTTCAAATTTCGGGTTGGTGGCTATGTCTTTTACGTCAACCGTTCCGTTCAGCTTTCCACCTACCATTGCTGTATCCTGTTCTGCATACCGGGTCAGGGTTTCCAGCATAAAATCAGTGAACCTTACATTGATGGGTGCGTTGGGCTGCTCTGTCTGGCTGTTTACGGAAAGTGCCTGCCCGCTATTGCTAATATCGAAATGACGTATATAGATGCCGGCTTTTCCATACTGGATCAGGTTATCCTGCGCCACTTTCCAGGGATCATAATTCAAAATGAGCTTTTGCGGATCAAGGCTGAATTTGTAAGTTTCGTTCTCCGCTTTAAAATTGCCTCCGATCCTGTATTTGTTCTGGTCCTTGCTATCTCTTAAAAAGAGGTCTACCCCCAGGCTGTTGTTCGCTGCGCTTCCGCTTATTTCGGAATTGTATAAATTAATGGAGGGGCTGTTGAAGTTTTTAATGGTTAACGCATAATCCAGGCGCGCTGTGTCTTTATTGGACGCATTGAGGGCAATGTTTTTGATATCAAAGCTGTCATAGACCACGTGCGGGAAGCTGGCATTGAGCTGCAAACTGTCGGCTGCGGTATTGATCAGCCCGCTGATGCTTGATGGCGCCAGGGTAGTGAGCGAAGGCACAAATTTCTGGATCAGTTCAGGGTTTAGCAGGTTGATGCTGAATTGCATACGCTGCGGTGCGATCTTTTTTGAAGCCGCAAAGGCGTAATACCTGTTGAGCTGGTTGATAAATGCCTGCCCGATCTGTGTCAGCTGGTATTGACCGTCAAAGTTTGCGGTAAGGAAGTCAGAGTTCACGGCCAGATGATTGTGCTCTTTGGTAGCTTCTGCAACAAGACTCAGGGTATCTATATTGTAAATGGTTCCGTTGGTACCGATCTGCACACTGTTCAAAGAGGCCGTACCGTTCAGGTGATCCGGGTTAACAGAGCTAAAATCTACGGTTACCAATCCTGCCAGCTTTAATTCGTCCTTATAAAAATTCAGCTTCTGAAGATCCAGGTTCTTCAGATCGATCGTTCCTTTTATAGATGGTTCTTTGCCGCCAAGGCCTATTTCAGAGCTGAGTGTAAAATGCGCATTGGAATCTGTGCTGGCCGCATCGATGCTGGCGGTGTTGCCTGCATAGGAACCGTCCAGTTTAATATCATGATAGTCATATTTATTGTATTGCGCATGATAAATGGTGCCATCCAGCTTTGCATTGAGGGTTTTGGGGTTCAGGCTGCGGCCATGAACATTTGCCAGCAGGGAAACACGGCCTATCTGGTCCTGCTGTTTTAATAAGCGCCCCAGGTTAAAATTATCCAGCTGTAGCTTGGCCCTGTATACTTCCCGGTTTTTTGGCCCTCCCA
This window encodes:
- a CDS encoding 3-oxoacyl-ACP synthase III family protein, which encodes MQLASIITGTGAYIPNDIRKNADFSDHTFFKSSGTPISAHNDTIIEKFKNITGISERRYAPAHINASDMAAVAGWQALISSGIDPETLDQIVVAHNFGDIPYDTIQSQNVPSLACRVKHILGISRPECIAFDVLVGCPGWLHSVIQSHAWFTAGMAQKVLLIGTETLSRVIDPADRDSMIFSDGAGAVVLEYQPSATGGQGILGYAAQTHSIEEVDYINMGKGYKQNGNDTLFIKMKGRKVYEYALKRVPLAMKECLDKSGISINEVSKILIHQANEKMDEEIVKRLYELYGTSSPKNVMPMSIQWLGNSSVATIPTLYHLIRNNKIAGHKISGGDIILFASVGAGMNINAVCYRV
- a CDS encoding fatty acid desaturase family protein, with protein sequence MKVLAALTDPAYTPRSRFNGYEKFWLRFMNDKRDLPFIRLLTVIHLTVLPLAVLLFTSLLSGWMWWAVAALYFYIAQFYFKGRFGLMFHCLCHRKTFRPAYQQPLHNYITWIICPLFGHAPESYFSHHMGMHHVENNNGEDASSTMNYQRDSLRSFFAYFFNFLFLGFKQTFQYLFARKRKKLYTRLTLGEWVFIFFCIGMCFVNLKATLVVYVVPFFFARFVMMLGNWTQHSFIDNSDPENIYTNSINCINTPYNHICWNDGYHIVHHLRPGMHYTDMPQEFLKRKDDFARQKAIVFDGIHYLHVFYYLMTKQYNKLADNLVNLNNMFDNREQAIRLMKERTQKIPV
- a CDS encoding YihY/virulence factor BrkB family protein encodes the protein MANIIKKINYFFKETFELLKAAVQGFSTDKVPKLSSSLAYVTLFSITPLLTILIAAVSLIYKEDFHQQFFAQLTSLFGDEKIPKAIEGFLTEAKLSGKSTIALVIGIISLFIGATAVFTEIQDSINTIWNVKAVPKKGWKKFITNRLLSFSLIISLGFLMMVTLVISSLLVALQQELQQYLPFSSILLFQGISLAISFIVITLLFAVIFKVLPDVRLKWKPALIGAGFTAILFMIGKYIIQLYITQTHTGAVFGAAGSVVVLMVWIYYTSLILYFGAEFTEAYAERYKMRIQPSRYAVHLKTVVEEEEVSTLPLQSEKKAGNNS
- the tamL gene encoding translocation and assembly module lipoprotein TamL; this translates as MNKHLSIYLLLISVLLAACSATRKLQPGQVLYTGATVRLNPDTPAVKGQKTFKNELESRARPVPNKKLLGWRYKLAFYNMVSEPKKKKGFKYWVKYKLGEPPVLMSQVKVTNNVNVMRSYMTSKGFLQADGSGEAVEKGKTGKMVYTIYSGPRYTINQVQFPSGDTSELTAIIDSSKNKTLVKKGDYYDLDIFKLERERIDDVLKQRGYFYFNPDFLLFQADSTIGNDQVDIDLTVKKNTPLDALHPYYIRNISIYPNYTLRRDSSSRQSAPVIFKDFKIYDPTHKYKPRLFDNLIFFHKGERYNRTDHSLSLNRLVNIGTFRFVKAEFNPVDSVPANDQLDLNFLLTSSKKNSLSVAVTGTSKSNNFVGSEVKVTHTNKNVFRGAEQLNLSLSGGFEKQFSGQQKNLTSYSLGAQARLLFPRFMFPIFNFKNYNAYVPKTHITIGSQLLNRANYYTLLSGQGEFGYIWKGNEYNEHTLNPISISYIRTANTTDSFKHMLEQVPTLKNNFENQFIIGSNYTYTYSNQVQAARRNNFLFTGSAETAGNLINVFLKKDPDGIKRLFNTATNQFVRLEADFRDYYKIKPGLIWANRINIGYGIPYGNSTSLPYVRQFFAGGSNDIRAFRSRSLGPGTFNINPNPDSVNLFADQGGDIKAMLNTELRAKLFSVIQGAVFIDAGNIWLAKEDTSRPGGQFKFSSALSQIAVGGGVGLRVDAKIFVIRFDLAMPFRKPYLPPGQRWVFDEIDFGNSRWRKQNLIFNIGIGYPF
- a CDS encoding translocation/assembly module TamB domain-containing protein; protein product: MNKTIKKGLKIVLRIIISILVLIILLVLSLNLPFVQNFIKDKVVQYLKKKTDTEISLERIRIGFPKDLELNKLYVADKKKDTLLYAEKLGVNIDMLALLSNRVEISDIELNTVRAYVHRLHPDTVFNYQFLVDSLVSDEEKTPKEEKKDTTSALKFRLNRIAFNDIRITFKDDVAGNDAGILLGSLKAKVKTFDIDHMHYALNDLALTNTDLHYYQNKPLTVLQQQVDSSIDKTEAEKGGQLPLIEFGNLSFNKVNLKYNDGLSDMRALLGLDEFTLKDLLIDLTHGKYQSSDVLLQNSVAHFAYRPTPSNEKAVKTAADSTSNNAFSLYLNKIILANNNIRYDDLSAPTTPGHLDFNHLNITGLGITGSDIALDSAGIQAKLLGGKLKDSSGFTVNDLKGTVAYNDHQIKVADFLLKTPYTQIDNNSLLTYTAKDDLSKHPEKVKMDVQFRNTTIGMQDLSYLSASVPASYQNQRINLAAAFTGYLSDLAIEKLQVNGLKNTHIDIAGHIKGLPDMDKSVFNINIRKLQTSKADIFSLVPKTALPASIELPGYITATGNFNGSMTNFSTALNVKTDMGGAKLQAAMGGPKNREVYRAKLQLDNFNLGRLLKQQDQIGRVSLLANVHGRSLNPKTLNAKLDGTIYHAQYNKYDYHDIKLDGSYAGNTASIDAASTDSNAHFTLSSEIGLGGKEPSIKGTIDLKNLDLQKLNFYKDELKLAGLVTVDFSSVNPDHLNGTASLNSVQIGTNGTIYNIDTLSLVAEATKEHNHLAVNSDFLTANFDGQYQLTQIGQAFINQLNRYYAFAASKKIAPQRMQFSINLLNPELIQKFVPSLTTLAPSSISGLINTAADSLQLNASFPHVVYDSFDIKNIALNASNKDTARLDYALTIKNFNSPSINLYNSEISGSAANNSLGVDLFLRDSKDQNKYRIGGNFKAENETYKFSLDPQKLILNYDPWKVAQDNLIQYGKAGIYIRHFDISNSGQALSVNSQTEQPNAPINVRFTDFMLETLTRYAEQDTAMVGGKLNGTVDVKDIATNPKFEADLSIERLRYQKDELGNATIKVNNNTENAFQADVALTGIHDIKITGFYYTKPESSLDLNVAVNRIDLKYIESLAGGQVRNGKGLLTGNLAVKGAVSKPDILGALTFKNAGMNITQLNSYYQLKNETINFTQSGLSFNNFTIRDSVNQPFIINGTITTKSFSNPGFNLSVRANNFRVMNSTEADNELFYGTVYMNLNAKITGDLNKPTANMQAKINKGTKFTFVIPESDPTVSSQEGVVEFIDKDAPPFNGRESINVDSLTRSPLKGMNISGDLTIDKEAEITVVVDPQNGDALRIKGEADLSLQMDPSGRTTLTGRYEISDGSYNLTVGGLAKRAFRIQQGSSITWTGAPTEANADITAVYEINTSAIDLIADQLDNADASQRTMYKQKLPFYVYLKMKGELLQPQISFQIDMPENERNAFNGIVYTRLQQVNSSESELNKQVFALLALNRFISDNPFESLAGGTSAGMIARQSVSKLLTQQLNNLAADLIKGVDVNFDLTSQEDYSTGTEQTKTDLNVAFTKRLLNDRLSVTVGNNFNLEGANQNQNATQLASDVNIEYLLSRDGRYRLRAYRRNQTEGIIEGEIIETGVGFMIVVDYNKFREVFNSFRKRGSRRNAAGRNNLRNNQQNKTNE